The DNA sequence CGACTACTGGCTGGACACCTTGGGCTATGAGCGCGCGGAGGTCATCGGGCGGGACTCGGTGGAGTTCCTGACGCCGGAGTCCCGGCGCTACGCCAGCGAGGTCATCCTCCCCGACTACTTCCGGACGGGCTTCTGCCGGGACGTGCCGTACCAGATCGTGCGAAAGGACGGGCAACCCATCGACGTCCTCTTGTCCGCCATCGCGGAGCGGGACCCCGCCGGCGGCGTGGCCCGTTCGCTCGCGGTGCTCATCGACGTGACCGAGCGGAAGCGCGCGGAGGAGGCGCTGCGCGAGAGCGACATGCGGCTGCGGGCCATCCTGGACAACGCGCCCACGGTGTTCTTCCTGCTGGATACGCAGGAGCGCTACATCTTCGTGAACCGCCAGTGGGAGCGGCTGTTCCACCGAAGCCGTCAGGAGGTCGCCGGGCGCACCGTGTTCGACGTCTTCCCCCGAGAGACAGCCGAAGCCCTGCACCAGACCAACGAGGACGCCTTCCGGACCGTGTCCTCCGTGGAGAGGGAGGAGCAGATCCCCCAGGATGATGGGCCCCACATCCACCTCACGCAGAAGTTCCCGCTCCTCGACTCCAGCGGGAAGGCCTATGCGCTCTGTGGAATCGCCACCGACATCACCGAGCAGAAGCGGATGGAGGCGTCACAGCGCTTCCTGGCCGAGGCGAGCCGGGAGCTGGTGACCTCGCTGGACTACGAGACCACGCTTCAGCGCGTCGCCGAGCAGGCGGTGCCCAACCTCGCGAACCTGTGTGTCGTCTTCGTGCGGACCGAAGGGGCGTCCCTGCAACCCGTGGCGGTGGCGGACAGCGTGCCGGCTCGCGCCAGGGACGTCCGGGAGTTCCTCCAGCGCCACCCGCCTGCCTCGGGCTCCCCGCACGGCCCGGCGTGGGTCCTGTCCACGGGGAGGTCCGAGGCCTTGGGAGCGTCGAAGGGTCTGCTGGATCCAACCGCCCTGACGCAGGAGCGGTGGGCGGCGATCCAGACGCTCCAGGGCCGGCCGTCGCTCGGTGTCCCCCTCCAGGCCCGAGGCCGGACCCTGGGCGCGCTGTACCTCATCTCCACCCGGCCGGGGCACGCGTACTCGCCAGCGGAGCTGGCGCTGGCGGAGGAGCTCGGCCGTCGAGCGGCCTTCGCCATCGACAACGCCCAGCTCTACACGTCAGCGCAGGAGTCCATCCGCGCGCGGGATGAGTTCCTGTCCATCGCCTCCCATGAGCTGAAGACCCCGCTGACCTCCATGAAGCTGCGCGTGCAGCAGATGGAGTCCACCCTCTCGCGCCCGGGACCGCTGCCCGTGGAGAGGGTGTCCAGGATGCTGGAGGTCTTCGAGGACCAGCTGATGCGCCTGTCGCATCTGGTGGATCACCTGCTCGACGTGTCGCGGATCAACGAGCGGCGGCTGGATCTGCGGCTGGAGGAGATGGACCTGGT is a window from the Corallococcus silvisoli genome containing:
- a CDS encoding PAS domain S-box protein — translated: MARLHDSPSPPTPDGTPSRHSRVLESVFASMGEGVIVADEHQRFVFMNPAAEHILGMGPPDVPVSQWSERYGLYLPDQVTRYPSERLPIARAIRGESVSRTEVFVRNAARPAGAWLLVSSSPVLDEEGVLHGGVAVFNDITDLKGAEDAMRAGEEKYRSLYNNTPVMMHSIDREGRIISVSDYWLDTLGYERAEVIGRDSVEFLTPESRRYASEVILPDYFRTGFCRDVPYQIVRKDGQPIDVLLSAIAERDPAGGVARSLAVLIDVTERKRAEEALRESDMRLRAILDNAPTVFFLLDTQERYIFVNRQWERLFHRSRQEVAGRTVFDVFPRETAEALHQTNEDAFRTVSSVEREEQIPQDDGPHIHLTQKFPLLDSSGKAYALCGIATDITEQKRMEASQRFLAEASRELVTSLDYETTLQRVAEQAVPNLANLCVVFVRTEGASLQPVAVADSVPARARDVREFLQRHPPASGSPHGPAWVLSTGRSEALGASKGLLDPTALTQERWAAIQTLQGRPSLGVPLQARGRTLGALYLISTRPGHAYSPAELALAEELGRRAAFAIDNAQLYTSAQESIRARDEFLSIASHELKTPLTSMKLRVQQMESTLSRPGPLPVERVSRMLEVFEDQLMRLSHLVDHLLDVSRINERRLDLRLEEMDLVAVTRDVVSHLTEQFEKTGCAFELVAPTPVWGRWDRLRLEQVMLNLLTNAMKYGAGRPIRMEVVLHAGRARLSIEDHGMGIPPEAQGRIFERFERAASRNYGGLGLGLFITRQIIDAHGGRIFVESAPGLGAKFIVDLPPFPPEH